The Salmo salar chromosome ssa06, Ssal_v3.1, whole genome shotgun sequence sequence AAGCCACTTGTTCACATACTGTAACTGTTTGACTGTGGTTCTCTAGCCATACCTGTCATTGTCTTGCTGTATGCAGGAGGTGCAGTGTGGAGAGAAAAGCGGAGAAGCACTAGAGGCTCTGCTGAGTGACCTGGCTAAAGTTAGCAACAGCCGGGAGAGGGCCAGCAGACTGTTCCAGTGGCTCATCCACCCCATTCCTTCCATGAGCTTCTTCGGGTACTGATGCCTGTGTAGCTTTGGTTTTCACAGTACAATCATGGACTAGATTGCACAGGGAGATATCCTTTTAACTTTATTGACTTCCTTCATCGCAGGGATACATGGGAAAAGAAGCCAGTTTTGATCAAACGTCAGAATCCAGACTACTACAAGGGACTGTTCTCCACAGCAGAGTTTGATCGCATTTTAAGACAGGTAAGGTGTCATGACTAGCTAGACATCTTCTGTCATTTTTGTTTGATCAGATCAGGTTAATGTTGCTGTTGACATTTCCAGGATGATGTTCAGTATGGAGTGAACCTGGATGTCACCAGCTACACAAACGGCAAAAGAGACACGCACAATCCTCCAGGGAGGGCTCTTCCTTTCACTGTATGGGAATTCTATGAGGTAAAAACCAAATTAAAGTCTCCTGATTGCCAATTTCTATTTAATTAGTGTGAGCAAGTTTTTAGAATTTAGATCGTGCCAATATCTGTGTGACATGTAGTAAGTTCTTAGTACCTCATAATATTGAAACCTAACCATGTGTCCtctagctcagttagtagaacatgacGCCAGTAGTGGGTTGGATTCCCGCGACTAAAATGTGTGcatgcatgactaagtcgcttcgGGAAAAGCGTGTGTTAAGTGACATTTATTATTATCCAGAGTGGTTGCTCCCTCCGTATGCTGAACCCCCAGGCCTTCTCCTCCACTGTGTGGAGTGTGCTGTCCATCCTCCAGGAGCAGTTTGGCAGCATGGCAGGAGCTAACGTGTGAGTGACCCTGTCTGACAACCTCTGACCAGTGAGATGCTCTCACACAACATTGAGGGCTCTATTTCTGGGTTGCGTTAAGCCAGTGCACTTGTCAAATGCATACTCTTGATGTTTGTAAACCTAACGCCAGGATTGgtaatttacctgtcttatatgagCTCGCTAGTGGGAGGGGTGGCAATATCTGAGCTGTGTTCTTAAAAACGTGTGCCAGTTTCAGGCAGTGCTGGTGGGGCTATTTAAGACCAACCAGAAACTGGTCTTGGTTGTAACCCGGCTGACGGCGGAAGCTCAGCCTATCCAGCCGTGACGCACAGTGTCCATATGCACATGGAACGAGAGCAATGTTCTTTTTGTGCTGTAACCTCGTATTTAAAAACATAACCAAGCATAGCCTCCTCTCTCAATGAaggctgttttttttttggtAATGCATTTGCCAAGTTGTCAAGACTATCATAAAGGGCTTGGCTCGTGAGAACGCTTTgaaataaatcttaatcaccaaagctttattaaaagatCACATTTGGGAGCAGCCACTTTATCTAGGTAGGCTATAGTACATTATTTTAGCCAGCTCCTGTTTTGGAATGAGAGATGAGATGATCCAGTGACCTTCGtttttagaaaaatgtattttttccgtttcatttaattaaaaataaaaaaaatcccttataggctacccttaccctactataacagaaaTGTGTCTGCTGTCTTTCTTGTCATGGCCATGCATTTGCCAAATAGCCTATCcataaaacatttctaaatggtTTACTCATGAGGCTTTTTCCGTCAAGCTTTTGCATTATTCACATAGGCCTACCTGCAGTGAATAGGCTACTCCGTTAGGTTTGTATCCATCCCCATTTCCACAGAGCGCCTCTTGTCCGCTTACCAAATATGCACTCCTCCAAAAGTATTCACATGTTCCTGCCATATTACCATGTCAActgtaggcctaggctatatcTTGCTTATTGAGAACGTGCCTCACAGATAAAATACAATTTAGGAGAGCCTAGTGAAGGCCTATACTCGTTGAAGCCAATTACAACAATGTTGATTGTCAACACTCAACATACTGAGCAAACACTGGCTGTTTTTACTGTTGCTATAACTTGTTACTGTAGCCTGTGCTATTTAATAAACTGTATCAATCCACAATGGACTAGGAAGAGAATATTCAGTGCCCTCCGCCGGattggagttgatgacaatgCAGACTGTCAATAACAACCAGAACTTAAGACAACAGTATTAAGCGTTGACACGCATTGATTGGCCAGTGAGTAGCCAAGCCCTCTCCACAcctataatttatttatttgccAAACCCAGCTCTTTTGCCCCAGCTATTGCGCTCATAATTACTCCAatgaaaatataaataatatttctGACCCATCCCTGGTCCTAAACCCCTTTCACCAGTGCTaagatttaccattgtgttaggtttgtttaAAATAGAGCCCTGAAAGTCATTGAACATGTATGGGACTGTGAAAATAATTTCCTTCCTTTGAGGACAAACTATTATGATGCATCCTTACCTCATGCTGAATATTGATTCAcctcatgtgacattacagtaaAGTAGTTTTGTGTCCCCAGGTATCTGACACCTCCAGGAACACAAGGCTTTGCTCCACATTATGATGACATCGAGGCCTTTGTGGTTCAGCTGGAAGGGAAGAAGCACTGGAGAGTTTACAACCCCAGGTGACTGAGTTATGAACAGTCTAAATCCAGTTTATAAAATTCCCAAAAAGGTGATCAGCACCCAGTGCATGCATCAACCCATTTTGAACCAGATTCATATCATTAAACTAATTCTGTATATTTTCTGGGATGTTTGATTGCTACACTTTTTAGGTCAGAAGATGAGGTCTTGCCTGTCGTTTCCAGTCGTAAGTATTCCTTTGTCCACTCTTTTTCCTATAAATAGACTATAAGCACGACAGATCACTTCCCAGTCCCCTCTGCCTCAGCCTCATTCCTTCCAGATGATTtgttattcctcctcctccagctaACTTCAGCCAGTCGGAGATTGGGAAACCCATCCTGGAGGTGGTTCTGGAGGCTGGGGATCTCCTCTACTTCCCCCGAGGGTTTATCCACCAGGGGGACTGCCTGCCGGATGCTCACTCCCTCCACATCACTGTCTCATCTTACCAGAGGAACAGCTGGGGAAACCTACTGGCAAAGGTGTGTTGTCAATCCTCTGCTTTCCTTGTATGTGACACTGTCCAGTTCTGTCTCATTTTGTATCAACTTTGATGTAGATTGGGCATGGATCAATTTACACTTGagttaaaaaaaaactaaaatattgaATGATATACAATGTCATGTCTATACAACATGGATGTACTTGGAAGTATAGGCTTGTGTTGTGTTTGATGCAGAATATGATCTCTGACAGGTGGTCCCAGCAGCCCTAGAGATGGCCATGGAGGAGGACGTGGACTTCAGACGAGGCCTGCCTGTGGATTACCTGACCTACATGGGGGTGCAGAACTCAGACGAGGTACTTCAGACACTGTTGTTTACTTGTCGCTGGAGTCCAATTGACCTCTGAGCACCTACTCTCAACAGGGGTGTGTTCAGAAGGGTGAAAAATTCAGAATGTTGAACGGATAGAGCTGACATCATTGCCTATGCCCCATGGCAAGTAAGAATGTCTTTTCTACAGAATATATATactctaccgttcaaaagtttggggtcacttagaatttcattgtttttgaaaaaagctttaaaaaaaaaaagtccatttaaaataacatcaaattgatcagaaatgcagtgtagacattgttaatgttgtaaattgactattgtagctggaaacagctgaattaaaacataaaataatggaatatctacagaggcccattatcagcaaccatcactcttgtgttccaatggcacattgtgttagctaatccaagtttatcattttaaaaaggctaattgatcattagaaaacccttttgcaattatgttagcacagctgaaaactgttgttctgattaaagaagcaataaaactgtccttctttagactagttgagtatctggagcatcagcatttgtgggtttgattacaggctaaaaattgccagaaacaaaggcctttcttctgaaactcgtcagtctattcttgttctgagaaatgaaggctattccatgcgagaaattgccaagaaactgaagatctcgtacaactctgtgtactacacccttcacagaacagtgcaaattggctctaaccagaatagaaagaggagttggaggccctggtgcacaactgagcaagaggacaagtacattagtgtcagtttctcaaactagacgcctcacaagtcctcaactggcggctttattaaatagtatccgcaaaacaccagtctcaacggtGAATAGGTgacttcgggatgctggccttctaggcagagttcctcattccagtgtctgttctttttcccatcttaatcttttctttttattggccagtctgagatatggctttttctttgcaactctgcctagaaggccagcatcccggagttgcctcttcactgttgatgttgagactggtgttggaacacaggagtgatggttgctgataatgggaatctgtacgcttatgtagatattccattaaaaatcagctgtttccaactacaatagtaatttacaacattaacaatgtatactatttctgatcaatttgatattttaatgggcttttctttcaaaaacaaggacatttctaagggaccccaaacttttgaacggtagtgtatatgtgaACATTCTCTGTAATGTTGCACCCTCTTGAaagtcctgtgtgtctgtgtgtgtaggaggaTCCACGCAGGGCGCAGTTCCTATCCAGAATAGAAGAGCTGATGAAGAAGCTATCAACCTTTGCCCCTGTGGATGCTGCTGTGGATCAGAAAGCTAGGGACTATCTCCATGACTGTCTCCCCCCGATGCTCACCGCAGGTACCACAATCTACTGCTGAAATTCCAACATTGACTTTTGACTCCTAGGTCAGTAGTTCAAACTGTGCCCCCCACCCTAAGGAACTCCATCTGGTTTAagttactcttgaaagttgtaatagtagaatgtacatggtgcaatttcaaaattgggtagtgcataatcagttcctcttgtcatgttagtcattaCAGACCTATTtagaacttgtcagaaatgtccggATCAACTAGCCCATTTCagcatttaaataaaaaaatgttatggCCCATAGATTTTGTTGATATTTGACTCATTttaatatcacatttgacatgcaaaatgtatagaattgcagaaaaatgtgctttaaaacggCAAAATGTTCTATGctccccatgacaaaatgtggatAATTGTAGGAAgtaagctttaaacctgcaaaatatTCTCTCCACCAActagaggggtgtgaacagtttgaacAGTGCTAGTGCCTATAGAAATAGATGAGGTGCGGGATGTAACTTCCTGGATGTTCCCTGATGCTGGAAGGGGGGgctgagtgaaaaagtttggaacctcTGCTCTAGggcttcccaaactcggtcctgccggtttttgccctagcattacacagctgattgaaataGTCAacttgatgagttggttatttgaatcagctatgtagtgctagggcaaaaacaaatgtTCACCCGGGGGAGGGAGGGGGCGGACCCTGGTCTAGACTGCCACGTGGCCCGTGTTACTGATTCTAGTTATAATCCACAGAGGAGCGGGCCAGCAGTGTCCAGGGAGCTCCTTCCAGGTGGGAGGATGGAGAGGCTGTGGACGTGGGTGTGACCATCAGGGGCCATACCAGAGTCAGACTCATCCGTTCTGGAATCGCCAGGTAGATCTGACATGTATCATCCTATGACTTACAAAAGCATAGCTCTTACAAAAATGTTCCCAGAAATGACCTTGACTTTTCTTTGTGCTGCTGCAGGTTATGCAGTGATGGAGAAGCAGTTTGGCTTTACTACACTGCAGATAACTCCAGAGTCTACCACAAAGAGGAGCCCAAGAGCATTGAAATAAAAGCAGAGGTATGAATGAATTGCCTTGCTACCATAGCAGTGACGTGTTCCTGCTTGAGATGCTGCACTGCAGTGATGGCCTTTGTGTTCAACATGATGTAACTCTTTCAGCAAACAGATGGCATGGAGTTTCTGATCCATGCGTATCCAAAGTTTGTGACAGTGGGCAGCTTGCCATGCGAGTCGGCTGAGGACAAGGTATGTTTATCAACATGTACGCTGCCGTCTGCATGTCAGTAGTGCAGATATTTGGATGGTCGAGTTATGCTAGTCAGTGCTTGGGTCAGACTGCACTGCAGTTTTCTTACAGATGTAATTCTGTGCTCTCTTCCAGGTGTCCTTGGCTGAGCTGCTGTTTGAGAAAGGGCTTATTCACACTGCAGAACCTCTGCAGCGATCCTGAATCATGGAGGGACTCTAATACAAGTTTGACAAGAAATATATGCTGCATCCTTGACCTCTCACTATGTGTAGGAAGAATTTCTGGTTTTAGGACAGCAGTCAAATGAACTCTGAGCAGTGCATCAGCATTGCCCTCTACAACTAACTCCTCTAGACTCTTCCAAAAACGATGGTGCAATGCTGGAACACAATGATCAATCAAAAGTAATAGGTCTGTAATAGCCCATTTATAATATTAACCTTTACTTGTTCAGTAAGTATTGCATTAAAACTGTCTTGCATATTGGTGTGTAAATCAATCCTAGTTTCTGTGTGTTGCTAATGGAAGTATATTGTTATAGAAGTGTCCAATTTTGCATTATTGCTACGATTGCGTATACTTTATCACACAAATGATTCACTAGCTGACAAAGGGACATGTTTATTAGTCGATACAGTGACAGAAACTTCTTATTGGCGTACTTGATTTGAAAACCATCCAGACAATAGGAGATGTGACTTGGGGCACAAATATTCCAGGTGACGGGTGGGTCTActtccaggtgacttcctcacCTGGCTTCAGCTCCCTATACATAAGGGAGAATATTCAGAGGACCATCAGTACACATTTGGACTATTGCTAGGAATGTATCCTTTCATATGAAGGCTAGATACCGACGCCTGATTCAAACCAGAAGACCAAGATGTACTGGGCCGGACTGGTCTTGAATCTGCCATAGTTTGTGAAAAGAGAATATCTGCGCCAGCACAGTATGGTTTGCCTCTATATTGTGCATCAGTGGGTGCAGATTTAACTCACCTGCTGTACAATGCACTTTTGTTCCTGAAAGCAGTCAGCTTCTGGTCCTGTGCGCTGTCCATGTAGATCCCGATCACAAAGCCGAGGGGGACAAATATGTTCACCCAATGGTCACGCATCAGGGCAGCAAAGTTCACCATTGTTTCCTGGTTggtgaaaaaaaatgtatttacagtatactgtatgcaGCCACAttctataaaaaaatatttggtgCAGCTATAGATGTGTGACAGCATAATAAACCAGCATGAATGCAAGTCTGTTTCTGCTGTCAAGTTCTAAGGAGTTGGCAAGAATGCATAAAGAGACGAACCCGGTTGAATAATGGCAAGCTAACTGTTAGTGGACCACAACCAGTTGGCTAAATTAGATGAACATTAGTTGTTAGCGAACTGTTTACCCTAGTGTCCACACAACTGTTATCAGCAAATACACGTTCATTTTTTGGTTTGTTGTTGATGTTACTACCACAGCAAGCTAACTTTAGCCCAATATTGGACTAAAGGAGCCTAACTTCACTCTTTAGTCCAAGGTGGACCATACATGTGTTTAAATGGCGAATTGGCTCTtacagccaaatactccatctaaatgtgaatcgattctcaattacGGTACGGTTCTAGAAACAAATCACTAGTTTAATTTCACAAACGCAAAATGCACACAATGTTCCTGTAAACTGTTTTAAACGGGTTTTACACAGTTGCAGCTggcagtatttttcagtgacatgCTGAGTTcacacacaggtgttcagagaGCAGACAGTTAATTAGCACAGGTTTTGTTTTCCGTAAACAAGCactgtaacatggaaatatgtCCATGTGGGAACACAACCATAAAAAAGGTATCAATGTAACCTTTTGTTTGTGGGACATTATTTGTCGTtatgaaagataaggtccttCTGCTTCTAAAACCGTACCGCAAGCGATGCGTGTTCATGTTCAGACCCGAACACCGCGTTTCTTGACTCGTGTTATGGAACTGAGTCACGATCATGGGCTAGTTCATCATTGACTCCAGCTGGTTATCTAGCAAGCAATAAGCCTCTGTTCTTCCCACAATAATTCTACAGAATGTTGCGATTGCAAGTTATACATTGAAGTATTGCACGCACGGCTATAGAAATACATATCGCAAACTAAGAATGAACATACAGTAAAAGTGACATTTACCTAGCCTTTGCCTTCAGCTTCTCTCGCTCATTGGGCTTCAGAGGACATTGGACCCTACCAAGTGCTCTAAAATGGTGGTGTTAACTTGTTGAGTAAATATTATCCGGTTCACATACATTTGATACTGCCATCCCACATTGTTTATGAAAATGTATAACACTCCAAAATATACCGTAACCCTAAAGATCTTTATTTATTAAATGCATTTAAGTTATGTAATGAAAAATGCTTTTAAATTGAATATGTCTTGAACTTCAGAATATGAGCTAATTAGTCTGGAGGATCATTTTTATTTGAATAGTAAAACGAGTGCATTTCTTTGGCAATACAATTATTTATATTTACTCCGCCATAGATATGATTTAATGGTATCTCCCAGTGACCTTTGACGTTTCAGCGGCAAACATGTCTGCGTCGATGGAAGAAGTGTGGACAATCTTTGCTAAAAATGTCATAATATTATAACGTTAGACTCTTCTTGTTATTGAATTTTTTGCTCAATTGAAGTTAAAACCTATATGGCACTTGATGGTATGTTACTCGTTAGTCTATGGCCCATTGTAATAGCAACATTTGTCTGCTAGCAaacttagcatgctagctaacgttagctaaccggGACTGCTAACAATTACTTTAGCTTGTGATCTCataactagttaacgttagcgCTGTATGATAGTGTTTTATTGTCTAGTAAATCTTGAAACTGCTGTGAAGTTGTATAATGTCCATACCATTTATGGACCATGGTTGTTTCCATTTTTCAGTTTACAATACATGCATACCTCAGTCATATTGCTGCATGTGAAGTGGTTCATCAAATAATCTTGTTAATAGCTAGTTAACTATGTTCTATGTCTTGTCCCTGTAGTATGACACCTGAGGAAAATGACGTCTATTATCAAACTGACTGCTGTGTCAGGGGTGCAGGAGGAGTCTGCCCTCTGCTACCTGCTGCAGGTGGATGAGTTCCGCTTCCTCCTGGACTGTGGCTGGGATGAGAGCTTCTCCATGGACATCATTGATTCCATGAAAAGGTAGAAGCCCACATCATAATCTAAGCCAGTAGTTCTCAATGGGGTACTTGGCATATCTAAATGGAGTACTTGGGAAGACTCAGAACATGGGCCTAATGATTGGTTACACATGAAGGGGGTACATTGGGCAGGGCAAAATGTGATTGGAGTTACTAATTGAGAATCTCGATGTCAGCTATTTAGACATCCCCACCACAGTCTCAATTTAATTGATTCCTAAAGTCAACAACTAGAACTTGTCCCAGTCAATCAGATTTCTTACGGgccattccccctcctctccaggtATGTCCACCAGGTTGACGCGGTGCTCCTCTCCCATCCCGACCCCCTGCACCTGGGGGCCCTGCCCTATGCTGTGGGCAAGCTGGGCCTAAACTGCCCCATATATGCCACCATCCCCGTCTACAAGATGGGTCAGATGTTCATGTATGACCTGTATCAGGTGAGGCAGAGGTGtgctaacctggtcccagatcagcttTTGGTGTCTTGCCAACTctgcaagacagcacaaacagatctgggaccaggctaggggaTTAATGCGATGTACTGCACCAGCGTTTCCCAaaactggtcctggggaccccaaggggtgcacatatTTTTGGGGGTCCTAGCACtagacagctgattcaaataatcaaagcttgatgattatttcaatcagctgtgtagtgctagggaaaaaaACAAAGTGGGGAACCGAAACGTGGGGGGGGTGGGAGTACAAGAGGTAACAGTGCACTGTAAAACCGAAACGTGGGGGGTGGGAGTACAAGAGGTAACAGTGCACTGTAAAACCGAAACGTGGGGGGTGGGAGTACAAGAGGTAACAGTGCACTGTAAAACCGAAACGTGGGGGGTGGGAGTACAAGAGGTAACAGTGCACTGTAAAACCGAAACGTGGGGGGGGTGGGAGTACAAGAGGTAACAGTGCACTGTAAAACCGAAACGTGGGGGGGTGGGAGTACAAGAGGTAACAGTGCACTGTAAAACCGAAACGTGGGGGGGTGGGAGTACAAGAGGTAACAATGCACTGTAAAACCGAAATGTGGGGGCAGAGGGGGTAACAGTGCACTGTAAAACTATTCTCACTTGTGATCTGTTGTTTGGTAGTCGCGCAACAACACTGAGGACTTCAACCTGTTCACCCTGGATGATGTGGACTGCGCTTTCGACAAGATCCAGCAGTTGAAGTACTCCCAGATTGTCAATCTGAAAGGTCAGTAATCTATGTATCAGTGTTACATAATGACTCGATTATAATATATAATTTCTATTGACTCCTGCTGAGTAATGTACTGTATCTGTTCAAACCATAACACTGGTCTCCAGTAATCCATCTTTCCTATTTGACAGGGAAGGACATGGTCTGTCCAATTTCGATTGACTCCTGTTGTAGTGATCTCTTTGCGCTAGCATAAAACACTGGTTCAATCGACCTTTCTACTTTTTGTTTACAGGGAAAGGACATGGTCTGTCCATCACTCCACTTCCTGCTGGTCACATGATCGGAGGGACCATCTGGAAGATTGtgaaggatggggaggaggagattGTTTACGCTGTGGACTTCAACCACAAAAGAGAGATgtgagtagagggagggagagatgtgagcagagggagggagagatgtgagcagagggagggagagatgtgagcagagggagggagagatgtgagcagagggagggagagatgtgagcagagggagggagagatgtgagcagagggagggagagatgtgagcagagggagggagagatgtgagCAGAGGGCCATCCCagactaaaaaaataaatataacttGGTCGCCCgagagtcgtctgttctttcgaccattCGATTGGTCGAAATTTGAtcatgtgtatttttccatatatagacacatcctatgtgttttaatcaaatcaactctatgcactgagcttgtctgatgctttaagtgcactgtttgatgaaataattaagacGCACAGATGACTAGAGGTCTAGAACACAATTGATTTGATTGGGCCGGGATCAGACTTGATGCTCTCTGTTTAAAAGAAAAAAGAATGACAGCGAGTGACttgcacccgttgtctctcctccctgctgcagctaccaccacagaacatcaaaaTGTTTATCACGCTGTCCATGTTGCTGAAGCTGCAAAATAATTACAGCCAATTCTGACTGAACAGTTCTGTcacgcaaaaaaacaaacattccctattccctcaagCCTTAGTCTTTACGTGACACATGTATGCATTGCATGCACatgaccaatagggcctgacctgtagcatatcataatcacattaataaattggttataacaaactctgaacaccGGAACGTGACGGTGAAATGGATGCAGatgacgtgacaaataaactggaAACGGGGGAATGTTtggttgctcaggaggtaaaGAGGAAGTCAGTTGTGTGGAATAAATGGGACTAGTTGTGGGAAATACTGGAGATCAATAGAAAGGTGAGGAGTAAGCGCTGCGTACATATGATGTGTgtcaaacaggtgctgttagattacaatatacTTTTTATGACCGTTTggaacaacactaaataaattataAGTGCACCGTAGAGTCTTAAGTTttattttttggttattacagcaaagactaaaaacagTTGCATGCATTCGTGAATGCAGCTGCCAACATGGAATAGTTTATTTACTAATTATTGAAGGGTCACTTTGTTATTTTAAAtctaaaatgcttgattgcatttaaAAACATGAGTCACTCCTGATGTGAAGGAATGAATGATTGATACAGTTGCCTATATAAGTATTGAAGCAGGCCTAAGTTACGTTAATAGCCTATATAAGTATTGAAGCAGGCCTAAGTTACGTTAATAGCCTATATAAGTATTGAAGCAGGCCTAAGTTACGTTAATAGCCTATATAAGTATTGAAGCAGGCCTAAGTTACGGTATTAGCCTATATAAGTATTGAAGCAGGCCTAAGTTATTAAGTCTAAACAGGATGCGCTCTTAGGCTTACAGCTtggtggtggttatacaaggctgctatactaagcctactaatCATAATGGCATTAATTATTATAATGATGATcattatagtaataataatagcaatTAGAAGGAGATAAAGGGGGGTTATTATAAATCAAAATTTTCGGacaatttggaacagtgtaaacaacactaaatacatTATAAATAATACCAGAGAGGCTGGTCTAACGAACaagtgtaaagcctttattaaaGCACAGCAAAGATTTAAGAACAGCTGaatttgtgaaattgtttatcAGACATGTGGTTGTGTGAGGCTTGGTGCCTCACAGAATCAGTAAGCtaattaacctgttgaggacagacgttccgcctgcggaacccctagccaacagccaatggcatcgcacggcgcgaaatacaaaaccaactaaaataccacaattcaattttgtcaaacaatcaactattttacaccattttaaagataagactctcgttaatctaaccacattgtccgatttcaaaaaggctttacagcgaaagcaaaacattagattatgtcaggagagtacccagccaaaaaat is a genomic window containing:
- the LOC106608197 gene encoding ribosomal oxygenase 1 isoform X2, which translates into the protein MKPMVKQVMKSSQREERLERLEEEVQCGEKSGEALEALLSDLAKVSNSRERASRLFQWLIHPIPSMSFFGDTWEKKPVLIKRQNPDYYKGLFSTAEFDRILRQDDVQYGVNLDVTSYTNGKRDTHNPPGRALPFTVWEFYESGCSLRMLNPQAFSSTVWSVLSILQEQFGSMAGANVYLTPPGTQGFAPHYDDIEAFVVQLEGKKHWRVYNPRSEDEVLPVVSSPNFSQSEIGKPILEVVLEAGDLLYFPRGFIHQGDCLPDAHSLHITVSSYQRNSWGNLLAKVVPAALEMAMEEDVDFRRGLPVDYLTYMGVQNSDEEDPRRAQFLSRIEELMKKLSTFAPVDAAVDQKARDYLHDCLPPMLTAEERASSVQGAPSRWEDGEAVDVGVTIRGHTRVRLIRSGIARLCSDGEAVWLYYTADNSRVYHKEEPKSIEIKAEQTDGMEFLIHAYPKFVTVGSLPCESAEDKVSLAELLFEKGLIHTAEPLQRS
- the LOC106608197 gene encoding ribosomal oxygenase 1 isoform X1, with the protein product MEKKHVSAFELYKNALLESTPEVKPSSVQVTPKKKKRKENGFQPPKSIKKVKMKPMVKQVMKSSQREERLERLEEEVQCGEKSGEALEALLSDLAKVSNSRERASRLFQWLIHPIPSMSFFGDTWEKKPVLIKRQNPDYYKGLFSTAEFDRILRQDDVQYGVNLDVTSYTNGKRDTHNPPGRALPFTVWEFYESGCSLRMLNPQAFSSTVWSVLSILQEQFGSMAGANVYLTPPGTQGFAPHYDDIEAFVVQLEGKKHWRVYNPRSEDEVLPVVSSPNFSQSEIGKPILEVVLEAGDLLYFPRGFIHQGDCLPDAHSLHITVSSYQRNSWGNLLAKVVPAALEMAMEEDVDFRRGLPVDYLTYMGVQNSDEEDPRRAQFLSRIEELMKKLSTFAPVDAAVDQKARDYLHDCLPPMLTAEERASSVQGAPSRWEDGEAVDVGVTIRGHTRVRLIRSGIARLCSDGEAVWLYYTADNSRVYHKEEPKSIEIKAEQTDGMEFLIHAYPKFVTVGSLPCESAEDKVSLAELLFEKGLIHTAEPLQRS